A section of the Canis lupus baileyi chromosome 5, mCanLup2.hap1, whole genome shotgun sequence genome encodes:
- the MUL1 gene encoding mitochondrial ubiquitin ligase activator of NFKB 1 isoform X1 — translation MESGGRPSLGQFILLGTSSVVTAVLYSVYRQKAQVAQELKGAKRIHLGEDLKSILSEAPGKCVPYAVIEGAVRSVKETLNSQFVENCKGVIQRLTLQEHKMVWNRTTHLWNDYSKIIHQRTNTVPFDLVPHEDGVGVAVRVLKPLDSQDLGLETVYEKFHPSIQSFTDVIGHYISGERPKGIQETEEMLKVGATLTGVGELVLDNNSVRLQPPKQGMQYYLSSQDFDSLLQRQESSVRLWKVLTLVFGFATCAALFFILRKHYLQRQERQRLRQMEKEFQEHEAQLLSRAKPEDRESLKSACVVCLNSFKSCVFLECGHVCSCAECYRALPEPKRCPICRQEITRVIPLYNS, via the exons ATGGAGAGCGGGGGGCGGCCCTCGCTGGGCCAGTTCATCCTCCTGGGCACCAGCTCTGTCGTCACCGCCGTCCTGTACTCCGTGTACCGGCAGAAGGCCCAGGTCGCCCAGGAGCTCAAG GGAGCTAAAAGAATCCACCTGGGCGAAGACTTAAAGAGCATTCTTTCAGAAGCTCCAGGAAAATGTGTGCCTTATGCTGTAATTGAAG GAGCTGTTCGATCTGTTAAAGAAACACTTAATAGCCAGTTCGTGGAAAATTGCAAGGGAGTGATTCAGCGGCTGACACTGCAGGAGCACAAGATGGTGTGGAATCGGACAACCCACCTTTG GAATGACTATTCCAAGATCATTCACCAGAGGACCAACACGGTGCCCTTTGACCTGGTACCCCACGAGGATGGCGTGGGCGTGGCTGTGCGAGTGCTGAAGCCCCTGGACTCGCAGGATCTGGGCCTGGAGACAGTGTACGAGAAGTTCCACCCCTCCATCCAGTCCTTCACCGATGTCATTGGCCACTATATCAGCGGCGAGCGGCCCAAAGGCATCCAGGAGACCGAGGAGATGCTGAAGGTTGGTGCTACCCTCACAGGGGTAGGCGAGCTGGTCCTGGACAACAACTCCGTCCGCCTGCAGCCCCCCAAGCAGGGCATGCAGTACTACCTGAGCAGCCAGGACTTCGACAGCCTGCTGCAGAGGCAGGAGTCAAGCGTCAGACTCTGGAAGGTCCTGACACTGGTCTTTGGCTTTGCCACCTGTGCGGCCCTCTTCTTCATTCTGCGGAAGCACTACCTGCAGCGGCAGGAGAGGCAGCGCCTcagacagatggagaaggagtTCCAGGAGCACGAGGCCCAGCTGCTGAGCCGCGCCAAGCCCGAGGACAGGGAGAGTCTCAAGAGTGCCTGTGTCGTGTGTCTGAACAGCTTCAAGTCCTGCGTCTTTCTGGAGTGTGGGCATGTCTGCTCCTGTGCTGAGTGTTACCGCGCCTTGCCAGAGCCCAAGAGGTGCCCCATCTGCAGACAGGAGATCACCCGGGTCATTCCGTTGTACAATAGCTAA
- the MUL1 gene encoding mitochondrial ubiquitin ligase activator of NFKB 1 isoform X2 has protein sequence MKKGAKRIHLGEDLKSILSEAPGKCVPYAVIEGAVRSVKETLNSQFVENCKGVIQRLTLQEHKMVWNRTTHLWNDYSKIIHQRTNTVPFDLVPHEDGVGVAVRVLKPLDSQDLGLETVYEKFHPSIQSFTDVIGHYISGERPKGIQETEEMLKVGATLTGVGELVLDNNSVRLQPPKQGMQYYLSSQDFDSLLQRQESSVRLWKVLTLVFGFATCAALFFILRKHYLQRQERQRLRQMEKEFQEHEAQLLSRAKPEDRESLKSACVVCLNSFKSCVFLECGHVCSCAECYRALPEPKRCPICRQEITRVIPLYNS, from the exons ATGAAAAAA GGAGCTAAAAGAATCCACCTGGGCGAAGACTTAAAGAGCATTCTTTCAGAAGCTCCAGGAAAATGTGTGCCTTATGCTGTAATTGAAG GAGCTGTTCGATCTGTTAAAGAAACACTTAATAGCCAGTTCGTGGAAAATTGCAAGGGAGTGATTCAGCGGCTGACACTGCAGGAGCACAAGATGGTGTGGAATCGGACAACCCACCTTTG GAATGACTATTCCAAGATCATTCACCAGAGGACCAACACGGTGCCCTTTGACCTGGTACCCCACGAGGATGGCGTGGGCGTGGCTGTGCGAGTGCTGAAGCCCCTGGACTCGCAGGATCTGGGCCTGGAGACAGTGTACGAGAAGTTCCACCCCTCCATCCAGTCCTTCACCGATGTCATTGGCCACTATATCAGCGGCGAGCGGCCCAAAGGCATCCAGGAGACCGAGGAGATGCTGAAGGTTGGTGCTACCCTCACAGGGGTAGGCGAGCTGGTCCTGGACAACAACTCCGTCCGCCTGCAGCCCCCCAAGCAGGGCATGCAGTACTACCTGAGCAGCCAGGACTTCGACAGCCTGCTGCAGAGGCAGGAGTCAAGCGTCAGACTCTGGAAGGTCCTGACACTGGTCTTTGGCTTTGCCACCTGTGCGGCCCTCTTCTTCATTCTGCGGAAGCACTACCTGCAGCGGCAGGAGAGGCAGCGCCTcagacagatggagaaggagtTCCAGGAGCACGAGGCCCAGCTGCTGAGCCGCGCCAAGCCCGAGGACAGGGAGAGTCTCAAGAGTGCCTGTGTCGTGTGTCTGAACAGCTTCAAGTCCTGCGTCTTTCTGGAGTGTGGGCATGTCTGCTCCTGTGCTGAGTGTTACCGCGCCTTGCCAGAGCCCAAGAGGTGCCCCATCTGCAGACAGGAGATCACCCGGGTCATTCCGTTGTACAATAGCTAA